aagagaGCTATGTAAAAGTTCCAGCCTTATTTTCATGACCATGAAATCATAATGATATGCTTAACATATTTTCActgcaataataaaaaaaaaagcgcCTGACTTAGGCGCCATTTCTGTGCTCGCATAAATCATATTGCTTGCCATGAAGTGGTCATAGATTGGTGCTCGGTATAAACACTGTATCTTAATCTTCTATGATGATTAAATACAGAACTTGAAGGAATATGGAAAACTCAACATTATTTAAGTAAGTATTAAGTCTATACATTTACTATAACTCCACTAAACAGAGCTTATACTATTACTTATGTAGTAACATGATTTGGAGCTTGACTTATGAATTAATAGCAAAGCTCAAAAATCTTCATGATCTCAAAAGCAGatttttgcttttctttttagtcaaTAAAAATCCAACCAGTTTAGtaattatgcatatatataggtcaaatctaattttttcccctaaaatattaaataaacgAAAGGAGGGGTTTTGaatgtaaagtaaaaaattaaaagcacttgtatttttatatggttaaTTGTGATCAGAAAGGATCTTAACCAGTAGTATTATATTCGCCCAAGTTTGCGTAggaatataatcaaatttaattccaGCTTAGTTTATTAAATATGCGTTTATTCGAGCTAGATAAATTAAGttaaatattccctccgtcccatttaaATGCAACGTTTACTTTTGCGCacttattttggaaaaattataataaataactaaagtggtgaaaaaataaagtaagagggagaataatgtagaggagAGTCccctttatattattctcttttttacttaattttttctccactttaactatttattattattttttcaaaacatgtgtaaaaaagcaaacgtttcatttctaatgggacagagggagtattttacaAGCTTGCTATGTACTCCGCATGCAGCTCAAGCTTGAATTTATTATGATCCAAAAGGCTGAATTATAATTAAACCTTTTTTCATATTAGaagataatatatatattcaagtTTGTTACACACCTCTTGATTATTCATTGAACATATCTAATATATACTCCGAATCCCAACATTTGCCCATATCTTTGTAATAGTTGAATTGGAAGCGTGGCCAAAAGAAACATATACACATGATTAAGGGAGTGAATAAAATCTATCTAAATTAACTTTCAAGTTTGACACTCATGCTTCAAATGGATTAGTTAAACTcccaattataatttataaccATCACATAACTTGAGAAACgtgataattataattttattgttacctcttgtcattttaattaaacaacaCATCTCAGGTGTGtacccttttaattttgaaaaaatgatattacaATCTGGATATTTCATATCAGTCCcatgaaatttatatatatcacATCATTTCTGCAATATAAGTGATATACACTGTAACCACTAGAtaatttaggaaataaaaCTGCAATTGTATGTTTTGGAACATGACTTAGCCagcactatttttttcaaaggTTCACAGCCTCCTAAGGTGTGATTTTCATTATAGAATCATTATCTCTCCTTACCAAAAACAGTACTCACAGCTATATGAATCAAACTATAAATACTAAGTCAGAGGTTGTAACATTAGCAACTCAAGATGAAAACCGGACACTTCTCATCGTTGCTTCTTTTCTTCCTCGTATTGGTAGTGTATCGTACTAGTTgttgttattgttttttaaaatcgaaACTCTACTGTTTCTTgttcatttcaatttcttcttaAATTTGTTCtaatgagtatatttttgcAGCTTGTTTGTGTGGACGGTGCAAGAAGAGGCCCCGAAGAATACTGGAAGAGTACGATGAGTGATGAGGATATGCCTAAGACAATGCGCGATTTGATGAGTCCAAACCCGACCTCTGATTCCATAGATTTGGATCGTTTTGTTAGAAACTTCGAGACCAAACCTAATGTCATTATATATCATCCTCGTTGTGTTCATTCCGAACAATTGAAGCCGCAAGCTTTGAAAGATTGAAGATGTACTTCAAGCACGAATGAAAAATGGATCAACAAAATTTGTAGACTTGATAGTTTACGCAGTCTTCGAGTTTGGTTATGCTATATGTgatcataataaaatttcacaTGCAATTCTCTATTTTTACATTGCCGTAGTTTGTTTATCATGACCCtatattcctttatttttacactattatttgtatttattactGATGTAaattttgctttaatttctaatgtgtatttctttaaaatgacaactatatttaataataaatgtatataatgacatattttataaaaatattgtgaattttttatttttattaaaataaaattgggaaTACTAAATTATGAGTTTGTTATAATTTGTTTCCAACTTTGACAAGAGAATACgttaattatataatgataatattgataaatagtggagtgttatattgctaactcaatacttaattgctaactacaactaaataatagctattagatattcaaattaaaggcctagatcatcaactccgaaatgtcaatatgatCAACagaaaacgtcaataaggccataaaattaattctaaaaaatattaataggggtattaatgtcaattaactacaattagttataattaacttttaaaagaaattccaaaactttaaattcatgtaacagatatcaa
The nucleotide sequence above comes from Salvia hispanica cultivar TCC Black 2014 chromosome 5, UniMelb_Shisp_WGS_1.0, whole genome shotgun sequence. Encoded proteins:
- the LOC125189355 gene encoding organ-specific protein P4-like: MKTGHFSSLLLFFLVLLVCVDGARRGPEEYWKSTMSDEDMPKTMRDLMSPNPTSDSIDLDRFVRNFETKPNVIIYHPRCVHSEQLKPQALKD